A genomic region of Paenibacillus sp. PL2-23 contains the following coding sequences:
- a CDS encoding (2Fe-2S)-binding protein produces MTQELDFTLIKTYYHISPEGAEAPLYELPASELLERSKAVEALKEVGRLWKSTSMELPASFTGMTFFNLGLMNMLFAATHHQFLRIPLDKLTFQLEWHHDHVHIGYRINELNAQPVPVEPELRHTALQELWRVFLQETAIPGIEAIAEAGGVKPELIWNQFGAQIHSVMAYIRTDPNISALTEQLASDFRIIEALPAEAFQRRRNPYVHTPKYIDNPRSLPDGKYILRSSCCMYDRREGGQKCYNCPQMLPQERDERRKQILAAQT; encoded by the coding sequence ATGACACAGGAGCTGGATTTCACACTGATCAAAACGTATTATCATATTTCGCCGGAAGGCGCGGAAGCGCCGTTATATGAGCTTCCTGCAAGCGAACTGCTGGAGCGCTCCAAGGCCGTGGAAGCGTTGAAGGAGGTCGGCAGGCTGTGGAAGTCGACAAGCATGGAGCTTCCTGCCTCCTTCACCGGCATGACATTTTTTAATTTGGGACTTATGAATATGCTGTTCGCAGCGACTCATCATCAATTTCTTCGCATCCCCCTCGACAAGCTGACCTTCCAGCTGGAGTGGCATCATGATCATGTCCATATCGGCTACAGGATTAACGAGCTGAATGCCCAGCCTGTACCTGTTGAGCCAGAGCTGAGACACACGGCGCTGCAGGAGCTGTGGAGGGTCTTCCTGCAAGAAACCGCCATTCCAGGCATTGAGGCAATAGCCGAGGCTGGCGGCGTCAAGCCGGAGCTTATCTGGAATCAATTCGGCGCGCAGATTCATTCCGTCATGGCCTATATTCGTACCGATCCCAACATATCTGCATTAACTGAGCAGCTGGCATCCGATTTCCGAATCATTGAAGCGCTGCCGGCGGAAGCCTTCCAGCGCCGCCGCAATCCTTATGTACATACGCCCAAGTACATCGACAATCCTCGTTCTCTTCCAGACGGCAAATATATTCTTCGGTCATCCTGCTGTATGTACGATCGGCGGGAAGGCGGCCAGAAATGTTATAACTGTCCTCAAATGCTGCCGCAAGAGCGGGATGAGCGGCGCAAGCAAATATTGGCGGCGCAGACCTGA
- a CDS encoding cation diffusion facilitator family transporter: MSQFWALVKKGNTSSATAALGNTGLAIIKAIAAGVSGSGTMFASAMHSVADAVNQGFVFVGSVLAERQPTKRFPTGFGRVVNLFCMIAVIVVTVMAYETFLKGIKLLKHPEEASSFWLNFAVLTIAIIIDGAILIKAMKEIVKETRSGATGFGIWTSAIRNAGRATPPTRLVFYEDIVATLGQVFALIAVVLAQTTSFKLMDGIATVIISFMMIGVAFKVGYDNMVGLIGVAAPKDVEDRIGQLILSNADVVDINQMRIVQEGRRYHVEAYVELKKGFTLAEATGIKLRVTEKLLHDHDVADVTLGIMDDNGLVTWPKV; this comes from the coding sequence ATGAGTCAATTCTGGGCGCTAGTCAAAAAAGGCAATACATCTTCCGCTACGGCGGCTCTGGGCAATACGGGCCTGGCGATCATTAAAGCAATCGCCGCTGGCGTCAGCGGCAGCGGCACCATGTTCGCCTCCGCTATGCATTCCGTCGCGGATGCCGTTAATCAAGGCTTTGTATTTGTGGGCAGCGTCCTCGCTGAACGCCAGCCGACCAAGCGGTTCCCGACAGGCTTCGGACGTGTCGTCAACCTGTTCTGCATGATAGCGGTAATTGTCGTCACCGTTATGGCGTACGAAACCTTCCTCAAGGGCATCAAGCTGCTTAAGCACCCCGAGGAAGCATCCAGCTTCTGGCTGAATTTCGCCGTGTTGACGATCGCTATCATCATCGATGGGGCCATTCTGATCAAAGCGATGAAGGAAATTGTGAAGGAGACTCGCTCCGGCGCAACCGGCTTTGGCATCTGGACCTCTGCTATTCGCAATGCGGGCAGAGCTACCCCGCCAACAAGGCTTGTATTCTACGAGGATATTGTGGCGACGCTTGGACAAGTATTTGCTCTGATTGCCGTCGTTCTGGCTCAGACGACCAGCTTCAAGCTGATGGACGGCATCGCGACGGTCATTATCTCCTTTATGATGATAGGCGTCGCCTTCAAGGTTGGTTATGACAACATGGTAGGCTTGATTGGGGTTGCCGCGCCGAAGGATGTCGAGGATCGGATTGGCCAGCTTATTCTCTCCAACGCAGACGTCGTGGATATTAATCAAATGCGTATTGTGCAGGAAGGCCGCAGATACCATGTAGAGGCGTATGTAGAGCTCAAGAAGGGCTTTACGCTGGCGGAGGCCACCGGAATCAAGCTGAGAGTCACCGAAAAGCTGCTTCATGATCACGATGTGGCGGACGTGACGCTTGGGATTATGGACGATAACGGCCTGGTCACATGGCCCAAGGTCTGA
- a CDS encoding GNAT family N-acetyltransferase produces MTRTRVQTQEELKEAFRIRTEVFVQEQGVSPEIEIDEHEEAASHVIVSYDGRPVGAGRVRQVEDVAKLERICVLAPYRKHQAGAAIMAELESIARERGLGKAKLHAQTQAAGFYSKLGYAADGEEFMEDGIPHIRMIKKLD; encoded by the coding sequence CTGACAAGAACAAGAGTACAGACGCAAGAAGAGCTGAAGGAGGCTTTCCGCATTCGTACGGAGGTATTCGTGCAGGAGCAAGGCGTATCGCCTGAGATTGAGATAGATGAGCATGAAGAAGCGGCTTCGCATGTCATTGTCTCCTATGACGGAAGGCCAGTCGGCGCAGGCCGGGTGAGACAAGTGGAGGATGTCGCCAAGCTGGAGCGGATCTGTGTGCTGGCGCCGTACCGCAAGCATCAAGCAGGCGCTGCCATTATGGCTGAGCTGGAGTCTATCGCCAGGGAGCGGGGGCTCGGCAAGGCGAAGCTTCACGCGCAGACTCAAGCGGCGGGCTTCTACAGCAAGCTTGGTTATGCCGCCGATGGAGAAGAATTTATGGAGGACGGCATTCCCCATATTCGGATGATCAAGAAGCTGGATTAG
- a CDS encoding MBOAT family O-acyltransferase — protein MIFSTYTFIFIFLPIVFLGYRVLALFKRPIYSKLWLVLASLYFYAQGSGTFFVLFIADVLINYALGSLIVIADKSGRRWTKRLLLTAGLLLNIAFLGYYKYANFAIENINLLSGQAFPLLEIVLPLGISFYTFQLIAYLVDCYRGQTKETPLIDFMLFITFFPQLIVGPIVHHGDVIPQFQDPSARLFNRANLMLGMFLFSIGCAKKILLADPLTDYSAAFYANVGAGDTLTAWAASVGYTISYYFDLSGYADMALGLALLFNIRLPHNFNSPYKARNFREYWQRWHMTLSKFLSDYIFRSFYKKGSGSFNFYFSVMMTFFVSGFWHGAGWQFIVWGILNGVFVCMSHYMYRNKLKLPFLLAWTLTFGGVIATRILFVSDSMSEAWQVLGMLVSGADFAGLGLQATVDKLLAFAAYNAYTIALLLIGMAIAFFGRSSAQMTQEFQPRIRHAIAAAFLLGVSLTQMTSVSKFLYFQF, from the coding sequence TTGATATTTTCTACATATACATTTATCTTTATATTTTTGCCGATTGTTTTTTTGGGATATCGCGTGCTTGCCCTGTTCAAGCGGCCGATCTATTCCAAGCTATGGCTGGTTCTGGCTTCCTTGTACTTCTATGCGCAGGGCAGCGGAACGTTTTTTGTGCTGTTCATCGCCGATGTGCTGATCAACTATGCGCTTGGCTCCTTAATCGTGATTGCGGACAAGAGCGGCCGAAGATGGACGAAGCGGCTTCTGCTGACAGCGGGGCTGCTGCTCAATATCGCGTTCCTCGGCTACTACAAATATGCGAACTTCGCGATTGAGAATATCAATCTCCTAAGCGGACAAGCGTTTCCTCTGCTGGAGATCGTGCTGCCGCTGGGCATATCCTTCTACACGTTCCAGCTGATCGCATACCTCGTGGACTGCTACCGCGGTCAGACGAAGGAGACGCCGCTTATCGATTTTATGCTGTTTATTACATTTTTCCCGCAGCTGATTGTAGGGCCGATCGTGCATCACGGGGATGTTATTCCGCAGTTCCAGGATCCATCGGCCCGGTTGTTCAATAGGGCCAACCTGATGCTGGGCATGTTCCTGTTCTCCATCGGCTGTGCCAAAAAAATATTGCTCGCCGATCCCCTGACGGACTATTCGGCGGCGTTCTACGCCAATGTCGGAGCGGGAGATACGCTTACGGCTTGGGCAGCTTCCGTGGGCTATACGATTTCCTACTATTTCGACCTGTCGGGCTATGCGGATATGGCGCTTGGGCTGGCGCTGCTGTTCAATATCCGGCTTCCGCATAACTTCAACTCGCCTTACAAGGCGAGGAACTTCAGGGAATATTGGCAGCGGTGGCACATGACCTTATCGAAGTTCCTGTCGGATTATATATTCCGGAGCTTCTACAAGAAGGGCAGCGGCAGCTTCAACTTCTATTTCTCCGTAATGATGACGTTTTTTGTATCCGGCTTCTGGCACGGCGCAGGCTGGCAGTTCATCGTCTGGGGCATTCTGAACGGCGTATTTGTATGTATGTCGCATTACATGTATCGCAATAAGCTGAAGCTGCCCTTCCTGCTGGCCTGGACCCTTACCTTCGGGGGCGTCATCGCGACGCGCATTCTGTTCGTATCCGATTCCATGAGCGAGGCGTGGCAGGTGCTGGGCATGCTGGTGAGCGGCGCAGACTTTGCTGGACTCGGGCTACAAGCGACGGTTGACAAGCTGCTTGCCTTCGCGGCCTATAACGCCTATACCATCGCGCTGCTGCTCATCGGCATGGCCATTGCCTTCTTCGGGCGCAGCTCGGCACAGATGACACAGGAGTTCCAGCCGCGCATTCGCCATGCGATTGCCGCCGCGTTCCTGCTGGGCGTGTCGCTTACGCAGATGACGTCGGTGTCCAAGTTTTTATATTTCCAATTTTGA
- a CDS encoding polysaccharide deacetylase family protein, whose protein sequence is MSLRKWLIAFIAALGLAGAAVAGLNMVVDPFGVFGDRVLKWHSYNMVNNPRVAKIGYLDQYHERYNAYIIGGSKSSSISPELLNDYYGDGASFYSMLMYGGDFHDYEKTLYYLIDEYEARHIVLHMSLQEISHFNEKPTDFKQSLHAKVSGESRLGFYLDYLKLNPVYSYRKLEGFAKRAIDSFEYAQFIPETGVYNKVKRDAESVDNLESYMAANREAFAPFGRLEATAMDQNVEALARMKAYAEANGATFRLITGATSEQELRSYNLDDLKTYWRKLASVTDFWDFSGYTNVSGDPRYFYDTMHYRNTVGRMMLGYIFEDKDVYVPSGFGHMTTTANVSDHVERIFTRPPEMDAAAKEGMAMPILVYHHIDDDPYEPNSLITPPAKFREDMEAVKAAGFNTVLIHDLIDYVDGKKELPDNPLAITFDDGYYSNYEYAYPVLKELGMNATISIIGWSVGREEHRLPNKPFYPHFTWEQAKEMERSGVISIQNHTYDMHESDSSSGSLRVGVLPMEGESTSAYAEAFRRDIGGMEALIEHRLENEVRVFTYPFGYYTHLSEQLLKDMGYRATLSTASGISVIKQGDPRSLFALKRINGGPEVPSEQLVRLLQGK, encoded by the coding sequence ATGAGCTTGCGCAAATGGCTGATCGCGTTTATAGCTGCGCTCGGACTGGCCGGTGCGGCTGTGGCGGGACTGAACATGGTCGTCGATCCCTTCGGGGTGTTCGGCGACAGAGTGCTGAAGTGGCATTCCTACAATATGGTCAATAATCCGCGTGTGGCCAAAATCGGATATTTGGACCAATATCATGAACGGTATAATGCTTATATTATCGGAGGCTCCAAATCCAGCTCCATCTCGCCGGAGCTGCTGAACGACTATTACGGGGACGGGGCAAGCTTCTACAGCATGCTGATGTATGGCGGCGATTTCCATGATTATGAGAAGACGCTCTATTATTTGATCGACGAATACGAGGCGCGCCATATTGTGCTTCATATGAGTCTGCAGGAAATCAGCCACTTTAACGAAAAGCCAACCGATTTCAAGCAATCGCTGCATGCTAAGGTGTCGGGCGAGTCCCGGCTTGGCTTCTACCTGGACTACTTGAAGCTGAATCCTGTCTACAGCTATCGGAAGTTGGAGGGCTTCGCCAAACGGGCGATCGATTCCTTCGAATATGCGCAGTTTATTCCGGAGACGGGCGTGTACAATAAAGTAAAGCGCGACGCCGAAAGCGTCGATAACCTGGAATCGTATATGGCGGCGAATCGGGAGGCGTTCGCGCCGTTCGGCAGGCTGGAAGCGACAGCCATGGACCAAAATGTAGAGGCTCTGGCGCGTATGAAGGCTTATGCCGAAGCGAACGGAGCGACCTTCCGGCTCATTACAGGGGCGACCTCGGAGCAGGAGCTTCGCAGCTACAACCTGGACGACCTGAAAACCTATTGGAGAAAGCTGGCCAGCGTCACGGACTTCTGGGATTTCTCGGGATATACGAACGTGAGCGGCGATCCTCGCTATTTCTATGACACGATGCATTATCGCAATACGGTGGGGCGTATGATGCTTGGGTATATATTTGAGGATAAGGATGTGTATGTGCCAAGCGGCTTCGGCCATATGACGACAACGGCTAATGTGTCGGACCACGTTGAACGCATCTTCACAAGGCCTCCTGAGATGGATGCTGCCGCCAAGGAAGGCATGGCTATGCCAATCCTTGTCTATCATCATATCGACGATGATCCTTACGAGCCTAACTCGCTGATCACGCCGCCGGCTAAATTCAGGGAGGATATGGAGGCGGTGAAGGCTGCGGGGTTCAACACCGTGCTAATTCACGATCTCATTGATTACGTGGACGGCAAGAAGGAGCTGCCGGACAATCCGCTCGCCATTACTTTCGACGACGGCTACTACAGCAACTATGAATATGCTTATCCCGTCTTGAAGGAGCTGGGCATGAACGCCACCATTTCCATTATCGGCTGGTCGGTAGGACGTGAGGAGCATCGGCTGCCGAACAAGCCATTCTATCCCCATTTCACATGGGAGCAGGCCAAGGAGATGGAGCGCTCCGGCGTCATCAGCATTCAGAATCATACGTACGACATGCATGAGTCCGATTCCTCAAGCGGGTCGCTTCGCGTGGGGGTGCTGCCCATGGAAGGCGAGTCGACCAGCGCTTACGCGGAGGCGTTCCGAAGAGATATCGGAGGGATGGAGGCGCTCATTGAGCACCGACTGGAGAATGAAGTGCGGGTGTTCACCTATCCGTTCGGCTATTATACACATCTGTCCGAGCAGCTGCTGAAGGATATGGGATATCGCGCGACGCTGTCAACGGCTTCAGGCATTAGCGTTATCAAGCAAGGCGATCCTCGATCGTTGTTTGCGCTGAAACGAATTAATGGCGGGCCTGAGGTGCCGAGCGAGCAGCTTGTGCGTCTGCTGCAAGGGAAATAG
- a CDS encoding D-glycerate dehydrogenase, with the protein MTGKPRVFVDRRIPDEVQQVLEESCELDVWQGEDTIPRDELAARLAHAEGYMTMGRRIDDELLASAPRLKVVSTVSVGYNHFDIEAMKRRGVVGTHTPEVLDETVADLAFLLMLGAARRVAELDAYVRRGEWKRGDGTQLFGVDVHHATLGIIGMGRIGEAVARRAALGFGMKVQYYNRSRRMEAEEKYGAVHTDLDELLATSDFVLLLTPLTPATKGLMGAREFSLMKRSAIFVNASRGATVDEPALVAALRNGTIRAAGLDVFDKEPLPAGHPLTTLPNTLLLPHIGSATTKTRDDMAMLAARNLMAVLRGEAPPHMVPEFKAVTP; encoded by the coding sequence ATGACGGGAAAACCGCGCGTATTTGTTGATCGGCGCATACCAGATGAGGTGCAGCAGGTGTTGGAGGAAAGCTGTGAGCTGGATGTATGGCAGGGCGAGGATACGATTCCACGCGACGAGCTGGCAGCCAGGCTGGCGCATGCGGAAGGGTATATGACGATGGGCCGTCGAATCGATGACGAGCTGCTGGCGAGCGCGCCGAGGCTGAAGGTAGTCAGCACCGTGAGCGTGGGGTACAACCACTTCGATATCGAGGCGATGAAGCGCAGGGGCGTAGTGGGCACGCATACGCCTGAGGTGCTCGATGAGACGGTTGCCGATCTGGCCTTCTTGCTTATGCTGGGTGCTGCGAGACGCGTCGCAGAGCTGGATGCCTATGTGCGGAGAGGGGAGTGGAAGCGCGGGGACGGGACGCAATTGTTCGGCGTCGACGTCCACCACGCTACGCTTGGCATTATCGGGATGGGACGGATCGGCGAGGCCGTTGCGAGACGAGCGGCACTTGGCTTCGGCATGAAGGTGCAATATTATAATCGAAGCCGCAGGATGGAAGCGGAGGAGAAGTATGGCGCCGTGCATACCGATCTGGATGAGCTGCTGGCAACCTCGGACTTCGTCCTGCTGCTGACTCCGCTGACGCCCGCAACCAAAGGCTTGATGGGCGCGCGGGAATTCAGCCTGATGAAACGAAGCGCAATCTTCGTCAATGCGTCTCGCGGCGCGACGGTCGACGAGCCTGCGCTGGTGGCGGCGCTCCGCAACGGAACCATTCGGGCTGCTGGCCTGGACGTGTTCGACAAGGAGCCGCTGCCTGCCGGACATCCTCTGACTACACTGCCTAATACGCTGCTGCTGCCGCATATTGGCTCCGCCACGACGAAAACTCGCGACGATATGGCGATGCTCGCCGCCCGCAATCTGATGGCTGTGCTGCGCGGCGAAGCGCCGCCGCATATGGTCCCAGAGTTCAAGGCCGTGACGCCTTAA
- a CDS encoding molybdopterin oxidoreductase family protein yields the protein MMQQLPADGVVRSVCPFDCPDTCGLHVTLKDGRVTAVTGDPDHPVTKGAICNKVRQLPDRVHHPDRLLTPMRRVGPKGSLAFEPITWEAAYGEIIDKMNDIIHHDGAEAILPYSFYGNMGILNAEGMDRRFFHRLGASRLARTICNAAGSAGYSYTMGGSIGIDPEETVHTKLFLIWGCNLVSTNMHQTMLATEARRHGARIIHIDVHRNRTSAWADECILIQPGSDAALALGIMHILIREGLVNEAFVKEHTVGYEELAEEAKRYSPSVVSALTGVPPHKLEELALLYGRTTPSFIRIGNGLQHHDNGGMAIRAISCLPALTGQWSTQGGGAMKGNSWYSRINHAKLERPDLLPDRKVRTINMNQLGYALTELDKPVRMLFVYNSNPAVVAPDQTKVREGLLREDLYTVTHDLFLTDTCKYADLVLPATSHFENLDLYNSYWHLYVQLGKPILPPAGESKSNFTLFKELALRMGFEPELFDMTEEEMITEALDSRLNPMLEGITFEALSQKHWMKAGDGRRHPLPGKLPTPSGKIELYSKSMLRAGFSPVPTHTPLLEPETYPFLLTTGPNHSYINSTFANQPKLQKLEKTPTLHMHEQDAARLGLTDGELVLVRNDRGEARLTLKSGTDVLPGVLVTQGLWWDDEASGRSPVNALTPQRLSDMGGGATFFSNRVEVVKLDA from the coding sequence ATGATGCAACAGCTACCCGCAGACGGCGTTGTTCGCTCCGTCTGTCCGTTTGATTGTCCCGATACATGCGGCTTGCATGTCACGCTGAAGGACGGTCGGGTTACGGCGGTTACCGGAGACCCCGACCATCCCGTCACAAAGGGCGCAATCTGCAACAAAGTGCGGCAGCTGCCGGACCGCGTACATCATCCGGACCGCCTGCTTACGCCAATGCGCCGAGTAGGCCCCAAGGGATCGCTGGCGTTCGAGCCCATTACTTGGGAGGCAGCCTATGGGGAAATCATAGATAAGATGAACGATATCATTCATCATGACGGAGCAGAGGCGATCCTGCCTTACAGCTTCTATGGCAATATGGGCATTCTGAACGCGGAGGGCATGGACCGCCGCTTCTTCCATCGTCTCGGCGCAAGCCGGCTTGCGCGGACCATCTGCAACGCGGCGGGCTCCGCCGGCTACAGCTATACGATGGGCGGCTCCATTGGCATCGACCCTGAGGAGACCGTGCATACGAAGCTGTTCCTCATCTGGGGCTGCAACCTGGTGTCCACGAATATGCATCAGACGATGCTGGCGACAGAGGCGCGCAGACATGGCGCCCGCATTATTCATATAGATGTACACAGAAACCGGACTTCCGCATGGGCTGACGAATGTATATTGATTCAGCCTGGCTCCGATGCCGCGCTTGCGCTTGGAATCATGCATATTCTTATCCGCGAAGGGCTGGTGAACGAGGCTTTCGTGAAGGAGCATACTGTTGGCTATGAGGAGCTTGCCGAGGAAGCGAAACGTTATTCGCCATCGGTTGTTTCCGCGTTGACCGGCGTGCCGCCACACAAGCTGGAGGAGCTCGCCCTGCTGTATGGCAGGACAACTCCATCATTTATCCGCATCGGCAATGGTCTGCAGCACCATGATAATGGAGGCATGGCGATTCGCGCGATCTCCTGTCTGCCAGCCTTGACTGGGCAATGGTCCACCCAAGGGGGCGGCGCAATGAAGGGCAACAGCTGGTACTCCCGCATCAATCACGCCAAGCTGGAGCGGCCCGACCTGCTGCCGGACCGCAAGGTTCGCACCATTAATATGAATCAGCTTGGCTATGCCCTGACGGAGCTTGACAAGCCGGTGCGCATGCTGTTTGTATACAACAGCAATCCCGCGGTTGTGGCGCCGGATCAGACGAAGGTGCGCGAAGGCTTGCTTCGCGAGGATCTGTATACGGTCACGCATGACCTGTTCCTGACGGATACATGCAAATATGCCGATTTAGTGCTGCCCGCGACGTCTCATTTCGAGAATTTGGACCTGTACAACTCCTACTGGCATTTGTATGTGCAGCTTGGCAAGCCGATTCTGCCGCCGGCCGGAGAAAGCAAATCGAACTTTACGCTGTTCAAGGAGCTTGCGCTTCGGATGGGCTTCGAGCCCGAGCTGTTCGACATGACGGAGGAGGAGATGATCACCGAGGCTCTCGACAGCAGGCTGAATCCCATGCTGGAGGGTATCACCTTCGAGGCCTTGTCCCAGAAGCATTGGATGAAAGCCGGCGACGGCCGCAGGCATCCCCTCCCAGGGAAGCTGCCCACGCCAAGTGGCAAGATCGAGCTGTATTCCAAATCCATGCTTCGCGCTGGCTTCTCGCCCGTTCCGACTCATACGCCGCTCTTGGAGCCCGAGACGTATCCCTTCCTGCTGACGACGGGACCCAATCACAGCTATATCAACTCGACCTTCGCCAATCAGCCCAAGCTTCAGAAGCTGGAGAAGACGCCGACGCTGCACATGCACGAGCAGGATGCAGCGCGGCTCGGTCTAACGGATGGGGAGCTCGTTCTGGTGCGGAATGATCGCGGCGAAGCCCGGCTCACGCTGAAGTCCGGTACCGACGTGCTGCCCGGCGTGCTGGTCACACAAGGGCTTTGGTGGGACGATGAGGCCAGCGGACGAAGCCCTGTCAACGCGCTGACGCCTCAGCGACTATCCGATATGGGCGGCGGAGCGACCTTCTTCTCCAATCGCGTCGAGGTCGTCAAGTTGGATGCCTGA
- a CDS encoding AraC family transcriptional regulator, with protein MLSVVGMKLVQGMSWYEENDMEADVCRLAVISYGKCLYWINGEKVLAERGDFLFIPKGAAFYGKSVPTVFHEQYVLELRLLPLEAAGVTLPMLSGSRGYSKSKAGCYELVLERLRGLWKEWQEALPFTALRAAAVALDSLVVWGRELERGEPANVSLLHAERMKTYIQEHYRTRITKEQLGDCIGRSPNHAASLFRRVTGQTISEFAHHVRMRTAVYLLKESLLSVTEIADYLGYSDASYFQRVFKRTTGLSPSHYLKDRPLTV; from the coding sequence ATGCTGTCGGTTGTGGGGATGAAGCTGGTGCAAGGCATGAGCTGGTATGAGGAGAACGACATGGAAGCGGACGTCTGCCGGCTGGCGGTTATATCCTATGGGAAGTGCCTGTATTGGATCAACGGTGAGAAGGTATTGGCGGAGAGGGGAGATTTCCTGTTCATTCCGAAGGGCGCAGCGTTCTACGGCAAGAGCGTGCCTACCGTATTCCACGAGCAGTACGTTCTGGAGCTGCGTCTCCTGCCGCTGGAAGCCGCAGGCGTCACGCTTCCCATGCTGAGCGGATCCCGCGGCTATTCGAAATCCAAAGCCGGCTGCTACGAGCTGGTGCTGGAGCGTCTGCGCGGCTTGTGGAAGGAATGGCAGGAGGCGCTCCCGTTCACAGCGCTCAGGGCGGCGGCGGTTGCGCTTGACTCGCTTGTCGTCTGGGGACGGGAGCTGGAGCGCGGCGAACCGGCCAACGTGTCGCTGCTGCATGCGGAACGGATGAAAACGTACATCCAGGAGCATTACCGCACCAGAATTACGAAGGAGCAGCTCGGCGATTGCATCGGGCGAAGCCCGAATCATGCCGCAAGCCTGTTCCGTCGCGTAACAGGACAGACGATCAGCGAATTCGCCCATCATGTCCGAATGCGGACCGCCGTCTATCTGCTGAAGGAATCGCTGCTGTCCGTCACGGAAATCGCCGATTATTTGGGCTATTCCGACGCCTCCTATTTCCAGCGCGTATTCAAGCGTACAACGGGACTGTCTCCTTCCCACTATTTGAAAGACAGACCGCTCACGGTATAA
- the pyk gene encoding pyruvate kinase: MSLTKIVCTMGPSSNSISILKEMMNAGMNVARLNMAHGELSDHSGRIALIREAAGEAAKVVSVMMDIKGPEIRIGTLEESSYELKAGDMLTLTTRPITGTGSCVAVNYEDMPKVLTSGSKVLIDDGLIELSVEQIEGTEMHCRVLNGGPLKPRKGVNLPGIRTTLPGVTERDVKHIAFGVEEGVDIIAVSFVRKAEDILQVRQILEDAGAGHVQIISKIENEEGVENLDSIIEVSDGIMVARGDLGVEIPAEDVPMIQKEMIQKCNLAGKPVIVATQMLDSMQVNPRPTRAEVSDVANAVLQGADCVMLSGETAAGKYPLESVRMMAMIAERAESTIDHGEQFQSKLTVPTASVTEVISQAVVSSSLQLDAKAILTPTESGFTARMVSKYRPCAPIIAITAHDYVLKRLTMVRGVIPVKGESTDEMIGSAIRNAGRTGLLASGDFVVISAGVPSGRAGATNLIQIQQME; this comes from the coding sequence ATGAGCTTGACCAAAATTGTGTGCACTATGGGACCGTCCAGCAATTCAATATCGATACTAAAAGAAATGATGAACGCCGGCATGAACGTGGCGAGACTGAATATGGCGCATGGCGAGCTAAGCGATCATAGCGGCCGGATCGCCTTAATCCGCGAAGCTGCGGGCGAGGCGGCCAAGGTTGTCTCCGTCATGATGGATATTAAAGGACCGGAAATTCGGATTGGCACGCTTGAGGAGAGCAGCTATGAGCTCAAGGCGGGCGACATGCTGACCCTTACCACCCGTCCCATTACGGGCACCGGCAGCTGCGTGGCGGTGAATTATGAGGATATGCCGAAGGTGCTGACCAGCGGGAGCAAGGTGCTGATCGACGACGGCTTAATCGAGCTGAGCGTTGAGCAAATAGAGGGTACGGAAATGCATTGCCGCGTGCTGAACGGCGGACCGCTTAAGCCGCGCAAAGGCGTCAATCTACCTGGCATCCGCACAACGCTTCCCGGCGTAACGGAGCGGGATGTGAAGCATATTGCGTTCGGTGTAGAGGAAGGCGTGGACATTATCGCGGTATCGTTCGTGCGCAAGGCGGAGGATATCCTGCAGGTGCGCCAAATCCTGGAGGATGCGGGAGCCGGTCATGTCCAGATTATTTCGAAAATTGAAAATGAAGAGGGCGTCGAGAATCTGGACTCCATCATCGAAGTGTCGGATGGCATTATGGTCGCGCGCGGCGATCTTGGCGTAGAAATTCCGGCCGAGGACGTGCCGATGATTCAGAAGGAAATGATCCAGAAATGCAATCTGGCCGGCAAGCCGGTTATCGTCGCCACGCAAATGCTGGATTCCATGCAGGTCAATCCGCGGCCTACGCGGGCAGAGGTGAGCGACGTAGCGAATGCCGTGCTGCAGGGCGCGGACTGCGTCATGCTGTCCGGTGAGACGGCTGCAGGCAAATATCCGCTGGAGTCCGTGCGTATGATGGCCATGATTGCGGAGCGCGCTGAATCGACAATCGATCATGGGGAGCAGTTCCAAAGCAAGCTGACTGTGCCAACGGCGTCAGTGACGGAAGTGATCAGCCAAGCGGTCGTCAGCTCGTCGCTGCAGCTGGACGCCAAAGCGATCCTGACGCCGACGGAGAGCGGCTTCACTGCGCGCATGGTGTCCAAATACCGCCCGTGCGCGCCTATAATCGCCATTACGGCACATGATTATGTGCTGAAGCGGTTAACAATGGTGCGAGGCGTCATTCCCGTGAAGGGCGAGTCGACGGACGAGATGATCGGCTCGGCGATTCGGAACGCAGGCCGGACAGGGCTGCTGGCTTCCGGCGACTTTGTCGTGATCTCCGCCGGCGTGCCGAGCGGCCGCGCAGGCGCTACCAACCTGATTCAGATTCAACAAATGGAATAG